TCCAAGATGAAAGCTTTCCTCTGATTTATCATGAATTGTTTTAGACGGATACAGAAAAGATCGCTATACTATTGATGGGAATGAAACAGAAAGTGGTGAAAGCTATGAAACCGTGGAATGAACGTGTAGTTGTAATTACCGGAGCTTCCGGAGGGCTCGGACTTGAAATGGCCAGGCAGGTCGCAGAATATGGAGGGATGCCTGTGATGCTTGCCCGCTCCTACGGCAGGCTCCTGCGTGCGGCATCGGAAATTAAAGAGCAATCGGGCATTGCCCCTTATGTTTATGAACTGGATGTAAGTAATGAAGCGGCAGTCAAAGAGACATTTCATAGTATCTATGCTTCTGTAGGGGCTGTTGATGTTTTGATTAACAATGCAGGCTTCGGAAAGTTTGATCTGTTTGAAAACGCCAGAATGAGTGATATAAAAGAAATGTTTGAAGTAAATGTGTATGGTCTTGTTGCCTGTACACAGGCCGTTTTACCATATATGAAAGAGGCTCGGTCAGGTCACATTATTCATATTGCTTCCCAGGCGGGAAAAATATCCACACCCAAATCGAGTGGGTACGCTGCTACAAAGCATGCCGTCCTCGCTTTTGCCAACAGCCTGAGGATGGAGCTTGAAGGTACAGGAATCCGGATCAGTGCTGTTAACCCCGGACCGGTAAAAACGGATTTCTTTTCCCGGGCTGATGAAACGGGAGAATATGAA
This DNA window, taken from Alteribacter keqinensis, encodes the following:
- a CDS encoding SDR family NAD(P)-dependent oxidoreductase, producing the protein MKPWNERVVVITGASGGLGLEMARQVAEYGGMPVMLARSYGRLLRAASEIKEQSGIAPYVYELDVSNEAAVKETFHSIYASVGAVDVLINNAGFGKFDLFENARMSDIKEMFEVNVYGLVACTQAVLPYMKEARSGHIIHIASQAGKISTPKSSGYAATKHAVLAFANSLRMELEGTGIRISAVNPGPVKTDFFSRADETGEYEKNVEKYMLDAKTVAGKTLKLIDKPKRELNLPRWMDVGTRVYQVFPALMEKAAASQFRKK